The window ACACACCTCACTCTTATTAAGGTAACAGTTTTAAAGCCACAGCTGACGAGCAACATGCAGCTCATCTGTTAAGCAGTCGACTGCAGGCTCTTTTAGGGGTTGGCTCATTAAGCAGCATTTAGCTTTTTATGCTTCCAGTTTTACAACATGAGAGATAAAGGGCAAAATATCGGTGCAATAACCAGATTTATATAAAAGTGAATACTAAAAATTCAAAGAGTGAGTACTTAAAAATCGCGGTCCAAgtctttgtactgaaactgaaatgataaataaatgttatgcGTAACTCTGTCGCAGCTGTGATATTCAACGTGCTATATTAGTTTGGCAACAGTAGGAACCCTTACtgcatttctgctttaaataaaagcaattcaatcatgttttgcatttttgattGATACTTTGATGCCGGCCCATGCGTAGTATAAACACAAGATTAGTTTAGAATGATTTCTGCTACTAATCTAGTTGTTTGTGTCGAgatgagtgacaaaaaaaaaaaaaacatcccttgCATGATAAGGTCATACAAAGGAAACAAGTCTTCTGATTGGCAACAAGGTGGGATCGTCTGTGATTAGACCGGCAGCCACCATCGGCATTATGGCTGTGAAGATCCTGTCCAGAGAGAAAAgtggacaaaataaataattggcaaaccaaaaaaaaaatgataaagagTACCGATCTCATTACTTACAAGCGTCTAATTCCTGACTCAGGCGGATCAGCTGAAGTTAGGTGAGATGGAGTATCGGGGGAAGAGACAGCAGGACTGATGTCATCTTCAAAGTCCTCACTGTAGCGATAAAAAAAACGAGGTACACTTCAACATCTaagcctttttaaataaataagtcagCGTGAGAGACTGCAAAACGAATCTTACCTCTTGTAATATGCCAACTCTTCCTGCAGCATGAACACCTGGGCTTTGAGTTCGTTCCTCTCTTGCAGGACATCCCGCAGCTCCGGCAAGGTGAACCGCGGTTCGTCTGCCTGCTGCTCAGCGCTGTCCGTCTCATCCTCTGACTCTGGACGAGCTGCCGGAGCCTGCGGTCGAAACACATGCTAAGCCCTTCTCCTGCACCGCATGAACACCAGTAACAAAGCGGGGGGGGGGATTGAGACGGCCTCTGAGCAGCCATACAGGGAAAATGACAGCCTGGCTGTCTTGATGACGGCCAGCGGTTTGCTAtgacccactgagctatataatacactggagtgctgattttgccgaaaaactgaagtcactggccgccatcttgctactccctactctcacggaatcccataggatttggttgcaacaacaagcagttttctggctgtgtgaaaacgtttcataggtaattttagagtcagtggatgtactaacactattaactactagaaaattaggtgctgaaatattttacatgttattcatattaaatatatatattaatgtatatataagtatgtgtatatgtatatatgtatatatatatgtatacacatatgtaaatatgtttttgtatattgttatttatatctttataaatgttaaagatatatatttaaatgaataaaatgcaaaatatttcagcacatgactttctcagtacttgatatttttagaacataacataaaactatatatgaaatttgacattttaaaagtcttaagcccccctaaacatgagaaaatcctcgttattcgatgctgtagcgcacatattccctagttactggaggaaatagggagtaccaatatggcggctagtggcttcacagcgactcgttcaaacggcgcgcgattagcactccagtgtattatatagctcagtgctatGACCGCATTGCATATCATACAGGGTAAGACGAGAACAATAAATTGAAAATTATGCAAACAAAGCATTGAACAGTGAGAAAACGTGCAACGGATAATATAGAAAGCGATTCTGTCGACAGCATACAGCCCACTGAAAGTTACCAGTAAGTGTGCTGCCGTGTTTTCTGCCTCGGTGTTCCTCTTTGCTGACGTCAGCAGGGAAAGACTCTTGTCACACTCCAGGCACTTTGCCACGAAGCCAGGATCCCCTCCACACTCCACCCACACCGACCTTGGTTTGGCTGAGTCAGAGAGGGACGTTTCTGCAGGCTGCATTTGGGACAAACAACGGGTAAATTACAGCACCTTGtcaatgttttcacatttttatcatattagaaccacaaacttcagcgtGTTTTATTTGGATCCACACAAAGCAGTGCGTAAATGTAAAGTGGAAGCAAGATTGTGCGTCAATTAGAAATAGTTTTAAATACTTTATGGAGCCACCTCTTGCTGCTATTACAGCTGTGTTTCTTATGGGGTATGTCTTTACCCCTTTTTCACATCTAGAGACGGAAGTTTTTGTCGGTTCTTCTGTGCACAAAAGCTCAAGCTGGATGCAGAGTCGGTGTGAGTCACAATGTTTCAAGCGTTGCTACAGATTCTCACCTgaatttaagtctggactttgactgggccactcaaACACACCATATCTAAACCAGGGGCGTCCTGTCTGTTTTAGATATGGCCCTACTCCGACGCAACCAAATCAATGCCTATTACCATTTCAGTATTTCATGACGTCTTGTAGAGGCCTCATAATAAAAGGTTTTTGTGATTCAGGGTGTGGTGGACCTGAAGGTCGATGTCACAGCACTGCATTAAAAAGAGAATTAAAGTCTGCATGGAAGATACAGCTCATACTGATTTCTGTCTGTGAAAGTTTAgaaaagtttaaaggtttgGAGATTTTTACGTTTAGAGCTACTATGTGTGGGCGGATGTAGAAAACATGTCCTCGGTGTGTCTGTCCAGGACCGATCTAGACTACATTTACAGTACCTGCTGCTAAATAGAACAAGCAAAACTACTTGTTGTGTTCAACATAACATTATTTGGTTGAGATTAATATTTATTAGATAATCTGGATTGCAATACACTCGTATAGTTGCACAACCGCTAGGGTACCTACTGTAGGATTTTTGGGCAACAGAAATTGAATCTGCAAACAATTTTCTGAAGAATGTATAAATGgtgacaaattttttttttttcaaagcggGTTTGTATTGTTCTGTTTACACTAAGAATGTGAAAATCAGAATATATTACAGAAAGTATTTACGATAaacagaaaagagagagagtgtAGAGCTTCAGCTCATCCTTTGCATTCAGTTAAACCTGAGACATCGAGTTCCCATTTCTTTCCCAGTAGTCCttattttgttgtaaaatgAACAAACAGATGAAgttaaatgacagaaaaactAAGCAGACACTCAGATTCTGTTCACACCTGCCAACTCCACATGAAGTAAacgttaaaataataaaacttttagaTTTTTGGGCAACAAGAGAATTAAACTATCATAAATAACGAACCTCATAtggaacaaaaatatatttatgagttagaaaataaataaacccattGATCCGCTGATTATGGCGCATATGTAGGTAGATACGGTTCTCCTTTTTGGCACATTTCATTGACAGCGGTGGGAGGTCCATCAGAATGAGGAACaatttttgtttagattttggGAAGTTTTATTTTCCACAGAGCACGAGGAAAAGGCGCCAGTCGGGGCAGCACCATGCTGCAGTTTATCTCATTCTATATTTTCTGATGAGAAACCAAGAACCGGTCCTGGTTCAACTAATAGTTAACTAATATTTGAGTCAAATGGTTCATCCGaccgagctgtggatctctgtagctcctccagagtcgtGACTGGTCGGTCGTCTGCTCCTCTACGTTCTTGCCTGGATTGTTAGTTTAATTCGACCTGAAAGTCTCGCTGGGTTTGCGCTGCTCTTTGATGATACACTGAACAGAGCTCCATGAGTTCAAAGCTTGGGGTGTTATTTTCTGACTTGATCTCTCCTTAAActtctccacctcctccctgacctgcctgctgtgttcctcggtCCTCACGATGCTTTTTGTTTCCTGATGTTCTTTAACTGACCTCCAAGGTCtgcacagaacagctggatttattctAAGATCAAAGGTGGACCCTATTTACCAGTAAGGCGACTTCTGAAAGCGACTTTTATTTTGGTCCATCAGAGTAATGTGGGCTTAATACATAACCAAGccccacttttcagattttgttgagtaaaaaataaataaatctgaaaatcaTTTCAACATTGCTACAGCTGTATGTTAGTTGTTAGTAATCACAAACAACCTAACAAAGTTTTAATGTTATATTTGTATAAAATCCCATCTCTTACTGTGATTGTTGCTGATGTTGGTGAAGAGGCCCCAGATCTCGTCCCCAGAGGGGACGTCATGTCTGCGAGTTCTCGTTCTAGTTCCTTCTCCTGGAGCTCCTTCCTCAGCCTGCTGACCTCCAGCTGCAGGGCTGCGTACTCCTGCTGCTGAGCTTGGGCAGAGGCCTCCAGCTCAGCTCGCTGCTGGATTAGCATCTTGCCCTGAGCCTCCATCGCTCCAGTCCTGTGCAGAAGGTCCTGGTTGATTCTGATGAGCcggtgctgctgcagctggagctGTTTTTGAGAGACAGTGTTATACGACTACTTTCTAATTCTGGAGTTGACATGCACGCCGATTAAATAATCCTCACCGCTTCAACATCCTCGTTTCTTAGCATAAGCTCGTGGTCTTTAGCCCGGATTTCGTCTCTCTGTTTATCCACCAAGTCTTTCAGCTTCTGTAGCGCTTGGCTTTCTTTCTCTAATTTTCCtgctgttataaaaaaaaataaaaaaatatcatgaGTACTGTGTAAACCACAATAATTAATCCCTACTAAAAAGTCTCTGATTCTTTGCAATTGGGTTTGCATTTAGCTAAAACGTGCTGGTCAAGCAGGAAACAAacctctagagcaggggtgtcaaactcattttggttgaggggccgcatacagcttaatctgattcaagagggccacacgagtaaactcattgcaagattaaatagaactaataaatgtagacttgttcatttttatattaagttaatttcacttttacacaatatattatgaataacctcagcgtttttaagaaaagtatgtgcaatttcaacaatacttttattcagttaaacatttacttgtgcattatgcataagaactgatcacagtgattatacaatgttgaaaaacatttattcgcattttttggaacttaaaaacactgtcctgcatgacaaaatacatcaaacagataaaaattaagaaatgatttgaatttttccacacctgaagcttaatctcctaattaaaacacagcgcccctcgtggacaagatagaaactgcatattttcaattaaacgaagtacatgtttttttcaataattgttttatcattctcttccttttatatTGTCCACttatgaaagtcaaatctgatgagctctttgtggcatcttattgccacattgccagacaggacactggaaaaaaaaaaaaaaaataaataaaaaaccggcgggccgtatgtttgacacccctgctctagaggcTCATTTTCATGCAGGCAAAGAGAAAACGCGTTTCAGCAAAGGTTATGAGACGCAGTGATGTTTATTCTCTGATCTATTTAAGGCTTGCTTCGATCCTCTGCTGGAACGCTATCGTTTTACGCACCATCTAGAAAACGAATGCATCGGTGGGCACGGTAATATGGTCATGCAGAACCCATTTACTGACGCGTCCAAACGCATTAGAGAGCGTCTGAGTTTGTGTGAGGGCGGCAGCCCAGACTGCAACCATAGCTGCTCTCACCATGAGTCTCACACAAGAGATATATTTTGGTACGCTTCAAAAATAGTCTCCTTTACAGGCTCCCGACTGTGTCTTCGTGACCTACTTTGAGGTCGACTTACGTACGCGTGAATATCCATGCACCGgactttgaaaacattttaaaccacTTATAAAAGGAGACAATCATTTAGGATATCATTTAGGGTGTGATCAATTGATTTTTGTAGCTCTCTGAAGTTTTCCTCTgactttttgcttttctgctcCGTTGCAGTCCCGTTTTGGCCTCTAATCATTATACCGTATTGTGCAGaatgtgcttaaaaacaaagaaaggtgAACTAATTAAAGGCATATAAGAggttgggtaaaaaaaaatagcttaacCACATGAACTATGAgtaaaaatcttgtttttaagaaaaaaaaaaagagaaaaaatgccTGACACAGGACGTGAGCGATGCATCATGTAGTCACTGTATACCGCTGCTTAGCTAAGCTCTTTGGGAATAACCCTGTTGGTATTAAATCCTAATTCCTTCATGTCAAACTGTGCaatctttggtgtttttttcacagcttcaacataagaaaatcagaagctCCTTCTTTGTAACAGGCTCCTTGTAACAAAGTGAATTAGGATCCAGTTTATTGGTTCAATACTAAACACATGGTTCAATATTTCCCCTGCTGACTAAACAAATGTTGTTTCGTTGAATTTATTCAATGGCAGTTGCATCTCGATAATATAATGTAATTAGTATTTAACAGCTATAGTTTCACCACGTTGGTCACCCACCTTCACGTTTCTGTAGGTCCTCCTCCGTGACGGGAGGCTCTTTCAGCGAGAGGTTCCCTAATAGCCTCTTGTTCTCTGCCTGGAGCTGAGTAATCTGAGACAGCAGGTCCTGGACTTCTGCCCTCCACACATCCTCCACCTGCTCCAACTCCTGagcccagaagaaaaaaacaaaatgcatcatATTAATGTTATTCAGTCCTTTGACTCAACAATGCACCGGCTGCATTGTGATTGGATCTGTTTAGCATGTTTTAGCTGGCTGTCTCCCTTCAGCACAGGATCATGGAGACACATCCAGCTCAGCGGTGACTGGCATCAGGTGCCCTTATccagaaaaacaattaaaaaaataagcttaagataaaaacattttgaattcaGGTGTCAGGTTAATGAAAATGTTGAACTGCAACGGTACTGATGTTGTGAAGGTGATCACAATACGCCATGATGCGCCGCTCTATTTTGACCCTTGAAGGAAAAAGAGGATCGCCCAAAAATAGCCAGTAGTGTTAAAGGTTATCATTCAGCATCCAAAGTTCATTTTCTTATCAGAAAGAGTCCCACAGCACTCTGAACAGTGGCAGACAAAACACAGGAGAGGTCAGGAAGTTACCTACGGATCGGCCTGGATCTGTACTCAGTCCTGTTTTAGATACCCTGAAATTTTATCCGGTTCCACTGATTACATTCAAAAGTCagctaataaataaatgcagtgtAATGTAATCTCAGCAGCCacccccaaataaaataaataaataaattcaatggTTTGTCAGCAAACACATGAaggccaaggaacacagcagacaggtcagggtgAAGGTTGTTTAGGACACTGGAGCTAGGTTAAGCTGGAAAAAACAATACTGCATCTCATAGGCAAAAATGGAAATgggcaaacctaccaagacatgaccAGCAACATAAACTAACAGGCTGGGTAACGCAGTGCATTAATCAGGGAAGCAGCCGAAAGGGCAGCGGTAACTTTGGTAGAGATCTCCAGCCACGGACGGCGGGAGAATCTGTCGATAAGACCACTATTAAATCACCGCTCTGCAAATCTGGCCTTGGTGGAGGCCGGACAGGAAGGAAGCCATTGatgaaagaaatgttttctgtttgccaAAAGCCATGTAGGGGAGACGGCAAATGTGTGGAAGaagctgctctggtcagatgagaccaaattgtaactttttggcctacacATTAAACGTTTTGTGAGGATAACTCCACTATGgggaagcatggtggtggcagagtCATGCGGTGggtttgcttttcttcagcagagatggatggagcttagacttcaggtttccgtgctcaccacagtacagagaccgcccttgtcaaggtgtttaattacatccatataaatacagactgtggaagaaccacagtgctggtattactggacctcagtgcagaatttgatactgttgatcactcaaTCCTGTTAGAGtacctggaaaactgggtcggcctttctggtacagcactcaactggtttaaatcctacttaaaggaaaAGGagtttttgtgtcagtaggtaactttaaatcagagatgacaaaaatcacatgtgaggCTCCTcaagggtccatcttgggtcccctcctgttcaatatctacatgctccctctagctcagataataaaaacatcagctaccataactatgcagacgacacacagctctacatcaccatgtcaccaagTGCCAagattttcttcaattgaataaaaaacaaaattttagtagaactgattactgcaacggtgttttcacaggtctgcctagaAAGTcgaccagacagctgcagctgatccagaacgctgctgtctgcgtcctcactaagactaagaaagtagagcacatcaccccagttctaaagtccttacactggctccctgtatctcagagaattgactttaaaatccttctgttagtttataaatccctgaatggcttagcacctaaatacatcacagacttgttatcagagtatcaaccatccagaccactaaggtcttctggctccagcctactctgcatacctagaaccagaactagaactaaacaaggagaagcagcatttagttcctatgctccaattatctggaacaaacttccagaaaactgtaaaagtgcgtaaagcctgagttcctttaaatcaagattaaaaacacatttgtttaggattgcctttgactgttttactgaaacatcattagttaaactttgtagtccaactgtttttaatgtttgcttttagtttagattttcccatgttttattttgtttctacatttaatcccaacttgcttttattctgttttattttctaatattttaatcatgtagagcactttgcattgtcttcgtactgaaatgtgcaatacaaataaTTTTGCCTTGCCTGACAAACGGGGATCCATCAACCTGGAACAATTAACAACAAaggtgtgcaaagctggtagaataATCATAATATCCcgcttttaattaaaaataataatttaaatgcaCAATTATATGCTGTTCTGTGTTCGTCAATGACAAGTTCTCGGTAAAATGCGTTAGGGTTCGCGGTCTAAACGTCCTTCAGGTCGGGGAGTCTCCGCACGGACCTTCTGGTGCTTCCTCTCCTGCTCGCATCTGTCGCTCCGCTCCCGCCGCAGTCTGTCCAGCTCCCCGCGCAGCTCCTCGGCCTCCTGCCCGGCTGCCCCGCGGCCCACCAGCGCCTCCAGGAACTCCAGCACCCGCACCACTCGGGGCACCACCCCGACCAGACACTCGCACCCGAACCTGTCTATGACCCGCTCAAACTCCTGGCCGAGCGCCGCCGCGATGTCGTACACGTCCATGACGGTGAGCTCCGCCGCGGGTCTGTCCAGCGCTGCTGACATGGCGTGGGGCTCCGTTTATGCCGGATCCTTCATTCACGCGCCCGCAAACCGACATGTCTCTGTTAACCACGGCACGGTCATCGGGCTCACTTTGACAGGGGCGGGTGTTGAGTTTACGGAAACAAGCTGGAGCGCGTCTGGGCTCCGGGGAAACTTGTCGGAGTTTGTTGACAGTTTAAACTTCACCAACGTCTGCGGCGCTGAACTACCGCTCATGCTGCGTTTGAGTCCTCCAAAAAATCGGAAATTTCAACATTCCAACGATCGAAGTGTTgcacccatagacataatataagatatgtttatatatgtctatggttgtaCCAACTTAGTCCCTTTCTGTGGACAAAATAAGTAAATTGGCATCTCTTTTAGGATTTTTCTCACCAAGACAAACTAAACATTAACGTGCTAAATGTGCGCATATATTTAGAAACCTCTATTTCACAAGGGAAAACGTGGCTTTATTGTACTACATATGACAACATGATAATATTAACGACATCAAACTCCAAAAGTAACATTCGTggaagaaaatacttttttttcgaTCGTAAGCGCTGTGTAATTTCCTAAAGTTATCCTGTTTACGACCGCTTTTGAAGACACCATTCCTCCTTGccaatataaatacaaagcacCAATGCGCATGTCAAGACGTCGGTGCTCATCCGTCATCTGTCAAACACACCAAAACGGTTCTGCAGATGCGTGCGCATGCGTCAGAATGTTCACGCAGTAACCAGTGATAAACGGCACTGGCAGTAACTGCACTAAAattacttttgaaaaaaaaaaacaacaaaagatgtAAATTATTGTAAAAGATTTACCTCAATTCACAACgtgaaacattttataaaataatacacTGTTTTTaaccctttatttctgttaacaaGTTTCctcttacagctaatgaaaacaagacatttaagattagaataagactattacattttttttaatgcagcttTAATTAAAACGTATTTTTACGACTTGcttgtcatttttaaaaggcATTTTTAATCTGATGAACAAGCCTCATCGTCACACATTAAAAAGATTTAGACCGTACAAGCCATCACGCATTTGAACAATGAAACCCCTTTTCACATATTAATACGATCTAAACTGCAAGACAGAAATCACTATCTTTGCTATGTGACTAAACACTAACGAATATAACGTTGTGAAATCAAGAATGCCACCATGTGATACCATAGTGAGATATTTTTGAGACAGACATCGGCTGAGGATGCACACAACACACTGACACAAGAcatatttctacttttttttatgaatgaagaattataaatatgaataaagGAAACATTCATTGTGGAACATTTTCCAACTGCAAATAAAGATTCATAAAAATGATAGGCAGGatgaaaaataatcaatatttatattatatgaTGTGAGTcacaaaatgtaatttccaAGGAAGCTAACTATTTGCAGAGGGTTGTATCTAAGCATATTATTTGGAAAGTTTAgtcaaaagaaaacatgtaaacaaGCAGCAGGGACaactgcagccttgagaggattggaAAGCAAACCCatgctgcagctggagtcagagcttcagGAGCCACCACACAGTTGGGTTCAGTACACGACTACAGCTATTGCACTGCttatgttgatttttattttatttttttaccggAACCAGAAAACACATTCAAAGCAACTTACCTATGGGCTAAAGGGCTagtttgtttttcagtcatccaACATTCTCTTTTCAGATCAAAGTACATATAgcatttaattcatttttaccAAAGCCTAGAGTAAAAGAATCCAAGTTACTTGAGGTCAAGCGTGCTTTTGGGAGCCATTTTGTCTAATGCCGTTGGTCCAATGTTATCAGGTCCAAAGACAAAGGAGCAAGTCTACCAACAAATTTTAAAGGCCTCCATGGTTCCCTTTGCTGCCAAAAATACCAGGATCTCCTCTAACGATAATAGCGTCACTGTTCTTGATTGGTCAGTCACTGGCCTGACCTAATCCTCCGTGGGGTTTCATATTAAAACTACCTGGGCTTCCTCAACAGCACCATAGTAATGTGCCATCTTTATATTAACTGTTACAAAACTATTGTCAATAATAACCTCACATAACCTCTTAAAAAAACCTGAACTTGCCCTTTAACAACTCAGCAGGGCCACAGGCTGAGCTCCTCCAA of the Fundulus heteroclitus isolate FHET01 chromosome 12, MU-UCD_Fhet_4.1, whole genome shotgun sequence genome contains:
- the LOC105926902 gene encoding RILP-like protein 1 isoform X2, which codes for MSAALDRPAAELTVMDVYDIAAALGQEFERVIDRFGCECLVGVVPRVVRVLEFLEALVGRGAAGQEAEELRGELDRLRRERSDRCEQERKHQKELEQVEDVWRAEVQDLLSQITQLQAENKRLLGNLSLKEPPVTEEDLQKREGKLEKESQALQKLKDLVDKQRDEIRAKDHELMLRNEDVEALQLQQHRLIRINQDLLHRTGAMEAQGKMLIQQRAELEASAQAQQQEYAALQLEVSRLRKELQEKELERELADMTSPLGTRSGASSPTSATITPAETSLSDSAKPRSVWVECGGDPGFVAKCLECDKSLSLLTSAKRNTEAENTAAHLLAPAARPESEDETDSAEQQADEPRFTLPELRDVLQERNELKAQVFMLQEELAYYKSEDFEDDISPAVSSPDTPSHLTSADPPESGIRRLIFTAIMPMVAAGLITDDPTLLPIRRLVSFV
- the LOC105926902 gene encoding RILP-like protein 1 isoform X1, giving the protein MSAALDRPAAELTVMDVYDIAAALGQEFERVIDRFGCECLVGVVPRVVRVLEFLEALVGRGAAGQEAEELRGELDRLRRERSDRCEQERKHQKELEQVEDVWRAEVQDLLSQITQLQAENKRLLGNLSLKEPPVTEEDLQKREAGKLEKESQALQKLKDLVDKQRDEIRAKDHELMLRNEDVEALQLQQHRLIRINQDLLHRTGAMEAQGKMLIQQRAELEASAQAQQQEYAALQLEVSRLRKELQEKELERELADMTSPLGTRSGASSPTSATITPAETSLSDSAKPRSVWVECGGDPGFVAKCLECDKSLSLLTSAKRNTEAENTAAHLLAPAARPESEDETDSAEQQADEPRFTLPELRDVLQERNELKAQVFMLQEELAYYKSEDFEDDISPAVSSPDTPSHLTSADPPESGIRRLIFTAIMPMVAAGLITDDPTLLPIRRLVSFV